From a single Mycolicibacterium moriokaense genomic region:
- a CDS encoding amidase: MNFEEYRRYDATGLAKLVAEGEVSPAELLTLARERAAAVNPRINAIVRDIPAVPPAELSGPYAGVPFLIKDLGQDYAGLPTSAGSRALMSLPAAEHATVVQRWIDAGLVIFGKTNTPEFGAKAITEPVAWGPARNPWNLGHTPGGSSGGSASAVAAGIVPCAGANDGGGSIRIPAACCGLVGLKTSRGLTPMGPATGESMHGAGVQGVVSRTVRDTAAMLDVISGGEPFGPYVPGLPDAPFASNVGADPGKLRIGVRVPSAINPSPHPEAVAAVEAAAAKLAELGHHVDELPQAPFDDAALARDFLLGWFVYAAFNVAEAKRATGAGNDGFEFDTLIMAALGRATRGVDYVAAVQRRHDHTRRLTTFFESYDLLMTPTLATPPPKIGEFELPAALQRGAELLIKTRTARALRFTKIVDSFVDKNLGWVPYTQLANLTGRPAISLPLHWTAAGLPLGVQFVAPLAGESLLIRLAAQLEQAMPWADRLAPV; this comes from the coding sequence ATGAACTTCGAGGAGTACCGGCGGTACGACGCCACCGGGCTGGCGAAACTCGTCGCGGAGGGCGAGGTGTCTCCGGCGGAACTGCTGACCCTTGCTCGTGAGCGAGCCGCGGCGGTGAACCCGCGGATCAACGCCATCGTGCGCGACATCCCGGCGGTGCCACCAGCCGAACTCAGCGGTCCGTACGCCGGCGTCCCCTTCCTCATCAAGGATCTCGGGCAGGACTACGCCGGGCTGCCGACCTCGGCCGGATCGCGTGCATTGATGTCGCTGCCAGCCGCCGAGCACGCCACCGTCGTCCAGCGCTGGATCGACGCCGGGCTGGTCATCTTCGGCAAGACCAACACACCGGAGTTCGGCGCGAAGGCGATCACCGAGCCCGTCGCGTGGGGGCCCGCACGGAATCCGTGGAATCTCGGCCATACGCCGGGTGGCTCGTCGGGCGGGTCCGCCTCCGCCGTCGCGGCGGGCATCGTGCCGTGTGCCGGAGCCAACGACGGCGGCGGGTCGATCCGCATTCCCGCCGCCTGCTGCGGTCTCGTCGGGTTGAAAACGAGTCGTGGGCTGACGCCGATGGGTCCGGCCACCGGCGAGTCCATGCACGGGGCGGGTGTGCAGGGTGTCGTCTCGCGAACGGTGCGCGATACCGCCGCGATGCTCGACGTCATCAGTGGCGGCGAACCGTTCGGGCCGTACGTGCCGGGGCTGCCGGACGCCCCGTTCGCGTCCAACGTGGGGGCGGATCCCGGCAAGCTGAGGATCGGCGTGCGGGTGCCGTCGGCCATCAACCCGTCGCCGCATCCCGAGGCCGTCGCCGCCGTGGAGGCGGCTGCCGCGAAGCTGGCCGAGCTGGGCCACCACGTCGACGAATTGCCGCAGGCCCCTTTCGACGACGCCGCACTCGCCAGGGATTTTCTGCTCGGCTGGTTTGTCTACGCCGCGTTCAACGTCGCCGAGGCCAAGCGCGCGACCGGTGCGGGCAACGACGGGTTCGAGTTCGACACCCTGATCATGGCGGCGCTCGGACGCGCGACGCGCGGCGTCGACTATGTGGCCGCCGTCCAGCGCCGCCACGACCACACCCGCCGATTGACCACTTTCTTCGAGTCCTACGACCTGCTGATGACGCCCACGTTGGCGACGCCACCACCGAAGATCGGTGAGTTCGAGCTGCCTGCCGCGTTGCAACGCGGTGCAGAGCTGCTCATCAAGACACGCACTGCCCGCGCGCTGCGCTTCACCAAGATCGTGGACAGCTTCGTGGACAAGAACCTGGGCTGGGTGCCGTACACGCAACTGGCGAATCTGACTGGGCGACCGGCGATTTCGCTGCCGTTACACTGGACCGCGGCGGGTCTGCCGCTCGGTGTCCAGTTCGTCGCGCCGTTGGCGGGCGAGTCGTTACTCATCCGGTTGGCGGCCCAACTCGAGCAGGCCATGCCGTGGGCGGACCGCCTGGCGCCGGTGTAG
- a CDS encoding alpha/beta hydrolase, with product MKTVAADIVLIHGLWVSHAAWQPWIDHFAANGYEAIAPRWPGEAATVGATRDNPSAQAGYGLDQLTDHFAAVIERFSSPPVVIGHSLGGLIAQLLLGQNKVAAAVAINPAPMKGVRALPVAQLKSAFPVVGNPLNWSRAKGLTREQFRYGFGNTLTEAESDALWEQWSIPSPGKPLFEVETANFNSNSPAKVDTANAWRGPLLITGGTADHTVPLATARAAFEQYSKSSAVTDFHEFEGAGHSLTIDHRWREVADVAHCWLRDIGFVGVHP from the coding sequence GTGAAGACTGTGGCGGCGGACATCGTCCTGATCCACGGGCTGTGGGTGTCGCATGCGGCATGGCAGCCGTGGATCGACCATTTCGCCGCAAACGGGTATGAGGCGATCGCACCGCGCTGGCCTGGGGAGGCCGCAACCGTCGGTGCGACGCGAGACAACCCGAGCGCGCAGGCCGGATACGGGCTCGATCAGCTCACTGACCACTTCGCGGCGGTGATCGAGCGGTTTTCGAGTCCGCCGGTCGTCATCGGCCACTCACTCGGTGGCCTGATCGCCCAGCTGCTGCTGGGTCAGAACAAGGTGGCAGCCGCTGTGGCGATCAACCCGGCTCCGATGAAGGGCGTACGGGCTCTGCCGGTCGCGCAGTTGAAGTCCGCATTCCCGGTTGTCGGTAACCCGCTCAACTGGAGTCGGGCGAAGGGTTTGACCCGCGAGCAGTTTCGGTACGGGTTCGGAAACACGCTGACGGAAGCGGAATCCGATGCGCTGTGGGAACAGTGGTCGATCCCGTCGCCGGGCAAACCGCTCTTCGAAGTCGAGACGGCGAATTTCAATTCGAACTCGCCCGCCAAGGTCGACACGGCCAATGCGTGGCGTGGTCCATTGCTGATCACCGGGGGCACTGCCGATCACACGGTGCCGCTCGCCACCGCCAGAGCCGCGTTCGAGCAGTACTCGAAGTCGTCGGCCGTCACCGACTTCCACGAATTCGAGGGCGCGGGCCATTCGCTGACCATCGATCACCGCTGGCGCGAGGTCGCCGATGTCGCGCACTGCTGGCTTCGCGACATCGGGTTCGTCGGTGTGCACCCGTGA
- a CDS encoding TenA family protein yields MSLSKRLWNDNRDVADDALAHPFVRGLGDGSLDRDVFAGYVAQDAFFLESFTRAYALALARSTDTPTLIALAGLIAGVADELKLHNSYAARWGIDMAGVEPSPATLAYTDFLLATAATSDLGVILAAMTPCMRLYAWLGASLDADKAGPYAEWVQTYADSGFDGLASQLEGLLDQHADDNAAVATAYRRAMHLEVQFFEAAFSG; encoded by the coding sequence ATGAGTCTTTCGAAGAGATTGTGGAACGACAACCGCGATGTGGCCGACGACGCCCTGGCGCATCCGTTCGTTCGAGGGCTCGGTGACGGTTCCCTGGATCGCGATGTCTTCGCCGGTTACGTCGCACAGGATGCGTTCTTCCTCGAATCCTTCACCCGCGCATACGCTCTGGCGCTGGCCCGCAGCACCGACACCCCCACACTGATCGCGCTGGCCGGGTTGATCGCCGGGGTCGCCGACGAGTTGAAGCTGCACAACTCCTACGCCGCGCGCTGGGGCATCGACATGGCCGGCGTCGAGCCGTCGCCGGCAACGCTGGCCTACACCGACTTCCTGCTCGCCACCGCCGCCACATCTGACCTCGGCGTGATACTGGCGGCGATGACCCCGTGCATGCGCCTGTACGCCTGGCTCGGGGCCTCGTTGGACGCGGATAAAGCCGGACCGTACGCGGAATGGGTGCAGACCTATGCCGATTCCGGGTTCGACGGCCTGGCGTCGCAGCTCGAAGGCCTCCTCGATCAACACGCCGACGACAATGCCGCCGTCGCAACGGCGTACCGGCGCGCGATGCATCTGGAAGTGCAGTTCTTCGAAGCGGCGTTCTCAGGCTGA
- a CDS encoding nuclear transport factor 2 family protein yields the protein MSDPIETLMLANLLEVFNERDEAKRSAAIDRTYAQDVRWTDAEGVTTGREALEAKCVALQEQLGSLQFATAGPVRQLPNFGYLAWNLVDGVAPPQ from the coding sequence ATGTCCGACCCGATCGAGACCCTGATGCTGGCGAACCTCCTCGAGGTGTTCAACGAACGCGATGAGGCCAAGCGGAGCGCGGCAATCGACCGCACCTACGCGCAGGACGTCCGATGGACCGACGCCGAGGGGGTAACGACGGGGCGGGAGGCGCTCGAGGCGAAATGTGTTGCGTTACAAGAGCAACTGGGCAGTCTGCAATTCGCCACCGCCGGTCCGGTGCGGCAGTTGCCCAACTTCGGCTATCTGGCCTGGAATCTCGTCGACGGCGTCGCCCCACCCCAGTGA
- a CDS encoding metallophosphoesterase gives MTDPADVVEEAFDPPRRSSVHVRRVAVVITLMLLLFGVPWWTLVVAGSAWPPAVLVTGTLVFAVAAAALPLLMVLGHGRRHVDWAAVAGDALLGGVWVLFAWSVLGQVLGLLLFVAGVEDPVRSRLVAAVVLTVAVALLAWGFFEAMRVPRVRTVDVEMPRLGAGLDGLRVAIITDTHYGPIDRARWSAAVVKRVNQLDADVVCHVGDLADGTVDMRERQVSPLASVRAAEARVYVTGNHEYFTEAQAWLDYMESMGWSALHNRHVVVERGGDRLIVAGVDDATAEASRQGHKADVEAALAGADRTLPVLLLAHQPKQVPEAVRAGVDLQISGHTHGGQIWPFNFLVRLDQPVVAGLSRHGETTQLYTSRGTGFWGPPFRVFAPSEITLMTLRRP, from the coding sequence ATGACCGATCCCGCAGACGTAGTAGAGGAAGCCTTCGACCCTCCTCGGCGGTCGAGTGTGCATGTGCGCCGGGTGGCCGTCGTCATCACCCTCATGCTGCTGCTGTTCGGCGTGCCGTGGTGGACGCTGGTCGTCGCGGGCTCGGCGTGGCCGCCGGCTGTCCTCGTGACCGGCACGCTGGTCTTCGCCGTGGCCGCGGCAGCGCTGCCGCTGCTGATGGTGCTCGGCCACGGGCGCAGGCACGTCGACTGGGCCGCCGTCGCTGGCGACGCCCTTCTCGGCGGGGTCTGGGTGTTGTTCGCCTGGTCGGTGCTGGGCCAAGTGCTCGGACTGCTGCTGTTCGTTGCGGGAGTCGAGGATCCGGTGCGATCGCGGTTAGTGGCCGCGGTCGTGCTGACGGTCGCGGTGGCGCTGCTCGCGTGGGGGTTCTTCGAGGCGATGCGGGTGCCACGCGTCAGGACGGTCGACGTCGAGATGCCAAGGCTCGGTGCCGGTCTCGACGGTCTGCGCGTCGCGATCATCACGGACACCCATTACGGGCCGATCGATCGGGCCCGGTGGTCGGCGGCCGTGGTGAAGCGCGTCAACCAGCTCGACGCCGACGTGGTGTGCCATGTCGGTGATCTCGCCGACGGGACGGTCGACATGCGCGAGCGGCAGGTCAGCCCGTTGGCGTCGGTGCGGGCCGCCGAGGCGCGGGTGTACGTCACCGGCAATCACGAGTACTTCACCGAGGCGCAGGCGTGGCTGGACTACATGGAGAGCATGGGGTGGTCCGCCCTGCACAATCGCCACGTCGTCGTCGAACGTGGCGGTGACCGGTTGATCGTCGCCGGCGTGGACGACGCGACGGCCGAGGCGTCGCGTCAAGGACACAAAGCGGATGTCGAGGCCGCGCTCGCGGGAGCCGACCGCACACTGCCGGTGCTGCTGCTGGCACATCAGCCCAAACAGGTCCCGGAGGCGGTGCGCGCCGGCGTCGATCTTCAGATCTCCGGCCATACCCACGGCGGACAGATCTGGCCGTTCAATTTCCTTGTCCGATTGGACCAGCCGGTGGTGGCCGGGTTGAGCCGTCACGGCGAGACGACGCAGCTCTACACGAGTCGCGGTACCGGCTTCTGGGGTCCACCCTTCCGGGTGTTCGCGCCGAGTGAGATCACTCTCATGACGCTTCGCCGACCGTAG
- a CDS encoding cupin domain-containing protein, whose translation MSRLNPAETIIRLPDEIPWEVPPGAPPQSVEEAVLAGSETEDGQYLVLMKWYPGFMSAPHFYRTDRLCVVLSGVWWCNSGADFDPQSAMPAPAGSFVKRVAGTPHYDGARPDATEPAVIAVTGIGPVDQTWVDPSQPPLRRI comes from the coding sequence ATGAGCCGACTGAACCCCGCCGAGACGATCATCCGACTCCCCGACGAGATCCCGTGGGAAGTCCCGCCAGGCGCACCCCCGCAGTCGGTCGAGGAGGCGGTGCTGGCAGGTAGCGAGACCGAGGACGGCCAGTATCTGGTCCTCATGAAGTGGTATCCCGGTTTCATGAGTGCCCCGCACTTCTATCGCACCGATCGACTGTGTGTGGTGCTCTCGGGCGTCTGGTGGTGCAACAGCGGAGCCGACTTCGACCCGCAGTCGGCGATGCCCGCGCCGGCGGGATCTTTCGTGAAGCGCGTCGCGGGTACACCGCACTACGACGGCGCCCGCCCCGATGCCACCGAGCCGGCGGTCATCGCCGTCACCGGAATCGGGCCCGTCGACCAGACGTGGGTGGACCCGTCGCAACCCCCGCTCCGCCGTATCTGA
- a CDS encoding thiaminase II/PqqC family protein yields the protein MVDDLWTAATRHPFLDAVRKGTIADAAFNRWLSQDVLFVADLLTFQARLLARAPRPAQGVLAGGCVALVDELDWFEVQADKRGIDLDEPALPATLAYRELLQRLDDVPTDGALTALWAIERVYLLAWSSAISDTSPFLEFVDHWTTPEFASYVDGLGELASPDAHADLVAEVLQHEVAFWEMALS from the coding sequence GTGGTCGATGACTTGTGGACCGCCGCGACCCGGCACCCGTTCCTCGACGCGGTGCGCAAGGGCACCATCGCCGACGCGGCTTTCAACCGATGGCTGAGCCAGGACGTGCTGTTCGTCGCCGACCTGCTCACCTTCCAGGCGCGGCTGCTCGCACGGGCGCCGCGCCCCGCTCAGGGTGTGCTCGCGGGCGGATGCGTCGCCCTGGTCGACGAACTGGACTGGTTCGAGGTGCAGGCCGACAAGCGCGGCATCGACCTCGACGAGCCGGCACTGCCGGCCACGCTCGCATACCGGGAGCTGCTGCAGCGGCTCGATGACGTGCCCACCGACGGGGCGCTGACAGCGCTCTGGGCCATCGAGCGGGTGTACCTGCTCGCGTGGTCGTCGGCGATCTCGGACACGTCGCCGTTCCTCGAGTTCGTCGACCATTGGACCACCCCCGAATTCGCGTCGTACGTCGACGGATTGGGCGAACTGGCGAGCCCCGACGCCCACGCCGACCTGGTCGCCGAGGTGCTGCAACACGAAGTGGCTTTTTGGGAGATGGCGCTGTCATGA
- a CDS encoding enoyl-CoA hydratase/isomerase family protein, whose translation MSLVTYELDDHIATITLNRPEARNAINGAVRRDLNAAWDRFRDDEDAWVGILTANGDVFCAGGDLKDGEGSVGTFGGTFWEKPTINSFESGMELFKPTVAAVHGPCVGYGLTGVLFCDFVIASTAATFSFPEVTLGVPTIVGAIRLPERVRWADAMELLLTGAPMTAQRAKEIGLVWRLVEPNELQAQARSWAQTLTRAAPLAQRATKEVAWRTANMGWIESVRFGETMRKVAAATEDVAEGIKAWQEKRPPQWRGR comes from the coding sequence ATGAGCCTCGTCACCTACGAACTCGACGATCACATCGCCACGATCACGCTGAACCGCCCGGAGGCCCGTAACGCGATCAACGGTGCTGTCCGTCGTGATCTGAACGCGGCCTGGGACCGGTTCCGCGATGACGAGGACGCGTGGGTGGGGATTCTGACCGCCAACGGCGACGTGTTCTGCGCCGGCGGTGATCTCAAGGACGGCGAGGGTTCGGTGGGCACGTTCGGGGGCACCTTCTGGGAGAAGCCGACGATCAACTCGTTCGAGAGCGGGATGGAGCTGTTCAAGCCGACGGTCGCAGCCGTCCATGGTCCGTGCGTCGGCTACGGTCTGACCGGAGTTCTGTTCTGCGACTTCGTGATTGCCTCCACCGCTGCCACGTTCTCCTTCCCGGAGGTGACGCTCGGAGTACCCACCATCGTCGGGGCGATCCGCCTGCCCGAGCGAGTGCGTTGGGCCGACGCCATGGAGCTGCTGCTGACCGGGGCACCGATGACGGCTCAGCGCGCCAAGGAGATTGGCTTGGTGTGGCGCCTCGTGGAACCCAATGAGTTGCAAGCGCAGGCCCGCTCATGGGCGCAGACGCTCACGCGGGCGGCTCCCCTGGCGCAACGCGCCACCAAGGAGGTGGCGTGGCGCACGGCGAACATGGGCTGGATCGAGTCGGTTCGCTTCGGCGAGACGATGCGCAAGGTGGCCGCCGCCACCGAAGACGTCGCCGAGGGAATCAAGGCGTGGCAGGAGAAGCGCCCACCGCAGTGGCGCGGACGCTGA
- a CDS encoding ATP-binding protein, giving the protein MAVPGDPVDVRADDAPLPVVSLRLQILGPLRVWRDGVELDPGPPQQAAVLALLLARVGQPTSTAELVDLIWGEGAPASAVNVLHKYVGALRRLLEPALPVRGTGSYLLRRGNGYLFAPGPAALDLVRFREFVAAAEVELAANRRLAALDEYVGALGLWTAPAADGLPQGPAAMAVFAGLNNEFFDTCTAATELAVSLGRPERMLAALQLAVRMAPLHEPVHASLITALGAAGRQVEALAVFRTVRERLAEELGLDPGQVLEDAHQRVLTQAPTTDTGTVATESPGRPAEAAPGLVGRVEELAVLHPAMDSVFAKGSGLVIIEGEPGVGKTRLLEEVAAEAERCGARVVWGHCLQGDGTPSMWPWVQAMHALVDTLPAAAKERWLDSELGRLVGPRDGVLGGALLLDSGGQFRLFEHVVGVVAEAATQGPLVLVIDDLHWADVASLQLFSHLAARLPAGTVVVGALRDRAPTPGTELARMLAAASRVPGHRRIRVGPLDLAEVSELVRRETGRDPGVEATRNIYARTGGNPFFVRELSRLLANTDSLTADAARRADVPATVRDVVWDRLADVDDEVKRLLEVAALIGRGFDIGLLARVVDVEVPTCLDRLELLEGLGLITPIPHDPYTFRFAHDLVREAVVGTTPPGRATQLHLRIADALERVDSGGEFVTERLAYHLWSAGPLADSARTAGALIRAGTVAMTKSALEAAEQQLRSAVQISRDAGLTAVELIALSLLTAVVGMRTMYGTAALDLLERAENLARSLGKEVEATAFQFSRWTAHHQAVEFDRSGALARRMLEQGYESSDPIVRTYGMQAWGVHQYDLGNVGDAMRYLSQTREILLEGLAQREQDPVRGDLEALMIGVLAEIGAVHGDVEAAHELFDILEAAADNPYRTTVWATLVSRTAVLVGDPEWALRGAERGIAVDPGFSFVFLGTYQRLARCWARVLKGQDQRANITEAQRLIAANLLDPPRTCVATWYGLLAEMHLAAGSVDDAATALSRAEFYLNAYGQRYPEGLIMLLRARLLHARGEPTAAVRSAAEAARALSIERGARLFGARADEFLADLP; this is encoded by the coding sequence GTGGCTGTGCCTGGTGATCCCGTCGACGTTCGTGCGGACGACGCGCCCCTCCCCGTCGTTTCGCTGCGCCTACAGATCCTCGGTCCGCTGCGGGTCTGGCGCGACGGTGTCGAACTGGATCCAGGGCCACCGCAGCAGGCCGCTGTGCTGGCGCTGCTCCTCGCCCGGGTGGGGCAGCCGACGAGCACGGCCGAGCTCGTCGACCTCATCTGGGGTGAGGGGGCACCCGCCAGCGCGGTCAACGTTCTACACAAATACGTCGGCGCGCTGCGGCGGTTACTCGAACCCGCGCTGCCCGTTCGGGGTACGGGTTCCTATCTCCTGCGGCGGGGCAACGGCTACCTGTTCGCGCCCGGGCCCGCGGCCCTGGACCTGGTCCGGTTCCGCGAGTTCGTCGCCGCCGCCGAAGTCGAGCTGGCCGCGAACCGCCGGCTTGCGGCGCTCGACGAGTACGTCGGGGCATTGGGTCTGTGGACCGCACCCGCCGCGGACGGACTTCCGCAGGGGCCCGCGGCCATGGCCGTCTTCGCCGGACTCAACAACGAGTTCTTCGACACCTGCACGGCGGCAACGGAACTCGCAGTATCGCTGGGTCGGCCGGAGCGTATGTTGGCGGCACTTCAGCTGGCCGTCCGGATGGCGCCCCTGCATGAACCGGTGCACGCGAGCCTCATCACCGCCCTGGGCGCGGCCGGGCGACAGGTTGAGGCGCTCGCGGTCTTCCGTACGGTGCGGGAGCGACTCGCCGAAGAACTCGGTCTGGATCCCGGTCAGGTCCTGGAGGACGCGCACCAGCGGGTCCTCACTCAGGCCCCCACGACCGATACCGGCACGGTGGCAACCGAGTCGCCCGGCAGGCCGGCGGAGGCCGCGCCGGGACTGGTGGGCCGCGTCGAGGAACTCGCCGTGCTGCACCCGGCCATGGATTCGGTGTTCGCCAAGGGATCTGGGCTTGTGATCATCGAAGGCGAGCCGGGCGTCGGCAAGACGCGGTTGTTGGAAGAGGTTGCGGCAGAAGCGGAACGGTGCGGCGCACGCGTCGTCTGGGGTCACTGTCTCCAGGGAGACGGAACGCCGTCGATGTGGCCGTGGGTGCAGGCGATGCACGCGCTCGTGGACACCCTGCCAGCAGCGGCCAAGGAGAGGTGGCTCGACAGCGAGCTAGGCCGCCTCGTCGGCCCGCGCGACGGAGTCCTCGGTGGGGCGCTGCTACTCGACAGCGGTGGCCAATTCCGCCTGTTCGAGCACGTCGTCGGCGTCGTGGCCGAGGCGGCGACCCAAGGCCCCCTCGTGCTCGTGATCGATGACCTGCACTGGGCCGACGTGGCCTCCCTGCAGTTGTTCTCCCATCTGGCGGCACGCCTGCCCGCGGGCACCGTGGTGGTCGGTGCGCTGCGCGACCGCGCGCCGACTCCCGGTACGGAGCTGGCAAGGATGCTCGCGGCGGCGAGCCGGGTCCCCGGACACCGCCGCATCCGCGTCGGCCCGCTCGACCTCGCCGAGGTTTCCGAACTCGTGCGCCGGGAAACCGGCCGCGACCCGGGTGTCGAGGCCACCCGGAACATCTACGCCCGCACGGGCGGCAATCCGTTTTTCGTGCGCGAGCTGTCCAGGTTGCTGGCGAACACCGACTCGTTGACCGCTGACGCCGCCCGGCGGGCCGACGTTCCCGCGACGGTGCGCGACGTCGTCTGGGATCGACTGGCCGATGTCGACGACGAGGTAAAACGTCTGCTGGAGGTGGCGGCGCTCATCGGCCGGGGATTCGACATCGGTCTGCTCGCCCGAGTCGTCGACGTCGAGGTGCCGACCTGCCTCGATCGACTGGAGCTGCTCGAAGGCCTCGGACTGATTACGCCGATTCCCCACGACCCCTACACATTTCGCTTCGCCCACGACCTCGTCCGTGAGGCGGTCGTCGGGACCACGCCGCCGGGCCGGGCGACCCAATTGCATTTGCGCATCGCCGACGCGCTCGAGCGTGTCGATTCGGGCGGAGAATTCGTCACCGAACGCCTCGCCTATCACCTGTGGTCGGCCGGCCCGCTGGCCGACTCGGCGCGCACGGCAGGTGCGCTCATCCGGGCGGGCACCGTCGCCATGACGAAGTCAGCTCTGGAAGCCGCTGAGCAACAACTCCGTTCGGCCGTTCAGATCTCTCGGGACGCAGGACTGACGGCGGTGGAACTGATCGCGCTGTCGCTACTGACCGCGGTGGTGGGTATGCGGACCATGTACGGTACCGCGGCTCTCGACCTACTCGAGCGCGCCGAAAACCTCGCACGTTCCCTCGGGAAAGAGGTGGAGGCCACCGCGTTTCAGTTCTCTCGCTGGACCGCGCACCACCAGGCAGTCGAGTTCGATCGCAGTGGTGCCCTGGCCCGGCGAATGCTCGAACAGGGGTATGAGTCGTCCGACCCGATAGTGCGCACATATGGCATGCAGGCCTGGGGCGTTCACCAGTACGACTTGGGCAACGTCGGAGATGCGATGCGCTACCTCAGCCAAACCAGAGAGATCCTGCTCGAGGGTCTCGCGCAGCGTGAGCAGGACCCGGTGAGAGGTGACCTGGAAGCGCTCATGATCGGAGTGCTGGCGGAGATCGGTGCGGTACACGGAGACGTCGAGGCGGCACACGAATTGTTTGACATCCTCGAGGCCGCTGCCGACAACCCCTACCGCACCACCGTGTGGGCCACCCTGGTTTCGAGGACCGCGGTGCTGGTCGGCGACCCCGAGTGGGCGCTGCGTGGCGCAGAGCGCGGGATCGCGGTGGATCCTGGCTTCTCCTTCGTCTTCCTCGGGACATACCAGCGGCTGGCGCGGTGTTGGGCGCGGGTGCTGAAGGGACAGGATCAGCGCGCGAACATCACGGAGGCCCAGCGCCTGATCGCAGCGAACCTCCTCGATCCGCCACGGACGTGTGTGGCCACCTGGTACGGGCTGCTCGCGGAGATGCATCTGGCCGCCGGGTCCGTCGACGATGCCGCCACAGCGCTCAGCCGCGCCGAGTTCTACCTGAATGCGTATGGCCAGCGGTACCCGGAGGGCCTGATCATGCTGCTGCGCGCGCGGCTGCTGCACGCGCGCGGGGAGCCCACCGCCGCGGTGCGTTCGGCCGCTGAAGCCGCCCGCGCTCTGTCGATCGAGCGTGGTGCACGACTCTTCGGCGCGCGAGCCGACGAATTCCTGGCTGACCTGCCCTGA
- a CDS encoding phenylacetate--CoA ligase family protein, with protein MTRSEYERIRAAHLDAVQAALDDHVGRLDWTAEQIRRHRDQRLRSLLAYARERSPFYADRLRGVDVEQATAADLASIPMLTKAEAQGEWDAIVTAPHLNREAAEHILNTQTWFSYTPHDEQVFSSGGSSGVRGVYVWDWQFFITTACLAWRMQARDERRSDPVSNARLAVLTAGLPPHASTPLFDVPAIAGMQTAVIEAGALFDEVLAAVKGYAPTHLVGYASVIGRLARASLAGDLPIRPTRVSTNSEPLLPEDREAIVTAWDPTLHNLWGSTEIGVQAVSCGHGPGLHICEDEVILERVDDAGTPVAPDAPAVRTLATGLSNRTFPFIRYDLGDEITMLTEPCPCGSAFALVADISGRHDDDFTYGPHTVPASAFRHVLGTDSRIVEYQVVQTERGADVLVVATADVQSLVPDLVSAMQRHGIAEPSIRISAVETLGRNQASGKLKRFVPLPAR; from the coding sequence ATGACCCGGTCCGAGTACGAGCGCATCCGCGCCGCACACCTCGATGCGGTGCAGGCGGCGCTCGACGATCACGTGGGCCGCCTCGACTGGACGGCCGAACAGATTCGGCGCCATCGCGACCAACGGCTGCGCTCGCTCCTCGCCTACGCCCGCGAACGTTCGCCGTTCTACGCCGACCGGCTACGCGGCGTCGACGTCGAGCAGGCGACTGCTGCCGATCTCGCCTCGATTCCGATGCTGACCAAGGCCGAGGCACAAGGCGAGTGGGATGCGATCGTGACGGCGCCCCACCTCAATCGTGAAGCAGCAGAACATATCTTGAACACCCAGACCTGGTTCTCCTACACGCCGCACGACGAGCAGGTGTTCAGCTCCGGCGGCTCCAGCGGGGTGCGCGGCGTCTACGTCTGGGACTGGCAGTTTTTCATCACCACCGCATGTCTTGCCTGGCGCATGCAGGCCCGCGACGAGCGGCGCAGCGACCCAGTGTCCAATGCGCGGCTTGCGGTACTGACCGCGGGACTGCCGCCCCATGCCAGCACACCGCTGTTCGACGTCCCCGCCATCGCGGGCATGCAGACCGCCGTCATCGAGGCGGGCGCACTGTTCGACGAAGTACTGGCCGCAGTCAAGGGTTATGCGCCGACCCACCTCGTCGGATACGCCAGCGTCATCGGCCGGCTGGCCCGTGCTTCGCTCGCGGGCGACCTGCCAATCCGGCCGACGCGGGTGAGCACCAATTCGGAGCCGCTGTTGCCCGAGGACCGCGAGGCCATCGTCACCGCCTGGGACCCGACCCTGCACAACCTTTGGGGTTCAACGGAGATCGGTGTTCAGGCGGTGTCCTGTGGACACGGACCCGGTCTGCACATCTGCGAGGACGAGGTTATTCTCGAACGCGTCGACGACGCCGGCACACCGGTGGCTCCCGACGCACCGGCCGTCCGCACCCTGGCCACCGGGCTGTCGAACCGCACATTTCCGTTCATCCGATACGACCTCGGCGACGAGATCACGATGCTCACCGAACCATGTCCATGTGGCAGCGCGTTCGCTCTGGTGGCCGACATCAGCGGCCGTCACGACGACGATTTCACCTACGGTCCACATACGGTTCCCGCCAGTGCTTTTCGCCATGTCCTCGGCACGGATTCGCGCATCGTCGAGTACCAGGTGGTGCAGACCGAACGTGGCGCCGACGTGTTGGTCGTCGCCACGGCCGATGTGCAGTCATTGGTACCGGACCTGGTGTCGGCGATGCAGCGGCACGGGATCGCCGAACCATCCATCCGGATCAGCGCCGTCGAGACGCTGGGGCGCAATCAGGCCAGCGGCAAGCTCAAGCGATTCGTCCCGCTGCCAGCCCGCTGA